Proteins from one Thermobifida alba genomic window:
- a CDS encoding AraC family transcriptional regulator — translation MLDRLNQVMEHIERNLDQRIDGAELARIAATSEYHLRRLFSALAGMPLSEYVRRRRLTVAGAEVLAGKHTLLDIAVRYGYGSGEAFARAFRAMHGVGPGEARRTGAELRSQPRMSFRLVVEGSGDMRYRIVEKDAFRVVGKRARVPLVYEGQNPAIVEFVRGIGTATLRRLAELSDQEPRGIVAAVHNFAGHRVDAPEGTELDYYHGVVTGAEAPEDMEVLPVAAGTWAVFEASGEAPHAIQYLWRDVFTQWFPSNPYRSVPGPEILRTVLSQDGAHAEAQLWIPVERTAD, via the coding sequence ATGCTGGACCGGCTCAACCAGGTCATGGAGCACATCGAGCGCAACCTCGACCAGCGGATCGACGGGGCCGAGCTGGCGCGGATCGCCGCCACCTCCGAGTACCACCTGCGGCGGCTGTTCTCCGCGCTGGCGGGGATGCCGTTGTCGGAGTACGTCCGGCGCAGGCGGCTCACCGTCGCCGGGGCCGAGGTGCTCGCGGGGAAGCACACCCTGCTCGACATCGCGGTGCGCTACGGCTACGGCTCGGGTGAGGCGTTCGCGAGGGCGTTCCGCGCCATGCACGGCGTGGGCCCCGGCGAGGCCCGCCGCACCGGCGCGGAGCTGCGCTCCCAGCCCCGGATGTCCTTCCGCCTCGTCGTCGAAGGGAGCGGTGACATGCGGTACCGGATCGTGGAGAAGGACGCCTTCCGCGTCGTCGGGAAGAGGGCCCGGGTGCCCCTGGTGTACGAGGGGCAGAACCCGGCGATCGTCGAGTTCGTGCGGGGCATCGGCACCGCGACGCTGCGGCGCCTGGCGGAGCTGTCCGACCAGGAGCCGCGCGGGATCGTCGCGGCCGTCCACAACTTCGCCGGCCACCGGGTGGACGCGCCGGAGGGCACCGAGCTGGACTACTACCACGGTGTGGTGACCGGCGCGGAGGCGCCCGAGGACATGGAGGTCCTGCCGGTCGCGGCAGGCACATGGGCGGTGTTCGAGGCCTCCGGCGAGGCGCCGCACGCCATCCAGTACCTGTGGCGGGACGTGTTCACCCAGTGGTTCCCGTCCAACCCGTACCGGAGCGTGCCGGGCCCGGAGATCCTGCGCACCGTCCTGT
- a CDS encoding DUF4041 domain-containing protein: MNRLSAENTELRASLERLGALDVPELERLKQRLREEITAERANREAERQRMRTEHEARLAQAAAELDAVAERLAALRQQVVLTEDLLVLQEAGVYEYTHPLDDSVAHKTALTSLKEQIRAMARKNGGAVEATTSFTMNGSLAQGRKMVGEFSTLLLRAYNNEADNLVRGMKPYRLAAAKDRLEKSRATIEKLGRSMDIRISARYHALRVKELELTADHLAKVAEERECERAEKARLREERRAQAELERERARLDKERQHYENALAALRAKGDDEGASRLAVRLDEISRAIDNVDDRAANARAGYVYVISNIGSFGEGVVKIGMTRRLDPMDRVRELGDASVPFTFDVHALHFSEDAVGVEAELHRRLADRRVNRVNQRREFFHATPAEVRTLLSEVAGDLLEYTEVPEAAEYRQSRAGSA; encoded by the coding sequence GTGAACCGGCTCTCCGCGGAGAACACGGAACTGCGTGCCTCCCTGGAGCGGCTCGGAGCGCTCGACGTTCCCGAACTGGAACGTCTCAAACAGCGGTTGCGGGAGGAGATCACCGCCGAACGCGCGAACCGGGAGGCCGAACGGCAGCGGATGCGGACCGAGCACGAGGCTCGGCTCGCACAGGCCGCCGCCGAACTCGACGCGGTCGCCGAGCGGCTCGCCGCACTCCGGCAGCAGGTGGTCCTCACCGAGGACCTGCTGGTCCTCCAGGAAGCGGGGGTCTACGAGTACACCCACCCGCTCGACGACTCGGTCGCCCACAAGACCGCCCTCACCTCCCTCAAAGAGCAGATCCGGGCGATGGCCCGCAAGAACGGCGGCGCGGTGGAGGCCACGACCTCGTTCACGATGAACGGCTCGCTGGCACAGGGCAGGAAGATGGTGGGCGAGTTCTCCACCCTCCTGTTGCGCGCCTACAACAACGAAGCCGACAACCTGGTGCGCGGAATGAAGCCGTACAGGCTCGCCGCGGCCAAGGACCGGCTGGAGAAGTCCCGCGCGACGATCGAGAAGCTCGGACGGTCCATGGACATCCGGATCTCGGCCCGCTACCACGCGCTCCGTGTGAAGGAACTGGAACTGACCGCCGACCACCTCGCCAAGGTCGCCGAGGAGAGGGAATGCGAGCGCGCGGAGAAGGCCCGCCTCCGGGAGGAACGCCGGGCCCAGGCCGAGCTCGAACGAGAGCGGGCGCGGCTGGACAAGGAGCGTCAACACTACGAGAACGCCCTGGCGGCGCTGCGCGCCAAGGGGGACGACGAGGGAGCCTCCCGTCTGGCGGTCCGGCTGGACGAGATCTCCCGGGCCATCGACAACGTCGACGACCGGGCCGCGAACGCCCGGGCCGGATACGTGTACGTGATCTCCAACATCGGTTCCTTCGGCGAAGGCGTGGTCAAGATCGGCATGACCCGGCGGCTGGACCCGATGGACCGGGTCCGTGAACTCGGTGACGCCTCGGTCCCGTTCACCTTCGACGTGCACGCCCTGCACTTCTCCGAGGACGCCGTCGGAGTCGAGGCGGAACTGCACCGCCGGTTGGCGGACCGTCGGGTCAACCGGGTCAACCAGCGGCGTGAGTTCTTCCACGCCACCCCGGCGGAGGTGCGGACGCTGCTCTCCGAGGTCGCCGGAGACCTGCTGGAGTACACCGAGGTGCCCGAAGCCGCGGAGTACCGGCAAAGCCGCGCCGGGAGCGCGTGA
- a CDS encoding 2-hydroxy-3-oxopropionate reductase, with protein sequence MARIAFIGLGIMGSPMAVHLHNAGHRVVGYNRTPDKTRALVEAGGSAAASVAEAVADADVVALMVTDTPDVVEILTGEGGVFETARPGTLVIDFSTIRPDVTADLAEQARRKGFRIIDAPVSGGEAGARNATLSIMVGGTEEDFAAARPVLDVVGRTVVHVGPNGSGQTVKAANQLIVAGHLAVLAEAVVFLEAYGVDTAAAIEVLGGGLAHSAIMEHKAPQMLDRSFEPGFRLDLHHKDLGIVTSAAREAGVVTPVAALAAQLVAAARASGDGNLDHSALFRTVARLSGRE encoded by the coding sequence ATGGCCCGCATCGCCTTCATCGGACTGGGCATCATGGGCAGCCCCATGGCCGTCCACCTGCACAACGCCGGACACCGGGTCGTCGGCTACAACCGCACCCCGGACAAGACCCGAGCGCTGGTCGAGGCCGGGGGAAGTGCTGCGGCGAGCGTCGCCGAGGCCGTCGCCGACGCCGACGTCGTCGCGCTCATGGTCACCGACACCCCCGACGTCGTCGAGATCCTCACCGGCGAGGGCGGGGTCTTCGAGACCGCCAGGCCCGGCACCCTCGTCATCGACTTCTCCACCATCCGTCCCGACGTCACCGCCGACCTCGCCGAACAGGCCCGCCGCAAGGGCTTCCGCATCATCGACGCCCCCGTCTCCGGCGGCGAGGCGGGCGCCCGCAACGCCACGCTGTCCATCATGGTCGGCGGCACCGAGGAGGACTTCGCCGCCGCCCGGCCCGTGCTCGACGTCGTCGGCCGGACGGTCGTGCACGTCGGCCCCAACGGCTCCGGCCAGACCGTCAAGGCCGCCAACCAGCTCATCGTGGCCGGGCACCTCGCGGTGCTCGCCGAGGCCGTCGTCTTCCTGGAGGCCTACGGCGTGGACACCGCGGCCGCGATCGAGGTCCTCGGCGGAGGACTCGCGCACTCGGCGATCATGGAGCACAAGGCCCCCCAGATGCTGGACCGCTCCTTCGAACCGGGTTTCCGCCTCGACCTGCACCACAAGGACCTCGGCATCGTCACCTCCGCCGCCCGCGAGGCCGGCGTCGTCACCCCGGTCGCCGCACTGGCCGCCCAGCTCGTCGCCGCCGCCCGCGCGAGCGGCGACGGGAACCTCGACCACTCCGCGCTCTTCCGCACCGTCGCCCGCCTCTCCGGACGCGAGTGA